One Vanacampus margaritifer isolate UIUO_Vmar chromosome 20, RoL_Vmar_1.0, whole genome shotgun sequence DNA window includes the following coding sequences:
- the sox32 gene encoding SRY-box transcription factor 32 produces MHHFSEEPPCASPYGASACSDPAGPHGSLRSAQGPNKCGGPPGQRVRRPLNAFIIWTKEERRRLAQLNPDLENTDLSKILGKTWKSMPLSEKRPYMQEAERLRVQHTIDYPDYKYRPRRRKQLKKSAKTAGAETSPPLRPPDGLDLTYNLTCLLHNQHQQLHGSFAGAYPDRGYPTSPFCQEALRDSYPSEPHLRFGGQRHAEQAESRFFGGPSLDVYLERVQLDTLYDLDRSEFEQYLGPPGPLRPEAVDLGCYRRQQRSLS; encoded by the exons ATGCACCACTTCAGCGAGGAGCCGCCGTGCGCCTCGCCCTACGGCGCGTCGGCCTGCTCGGACCCGGCCGGCCCGCACGGCTCGCTGCGCTCGGCCCAGGGTCCCAACAAGTGCGGAGGCCCCCCGGGGCAGCGGGTGCGGAGGCCTCTGAACGCCTTCATCATCTGGACCAAGGAGGAGCGCAGGCGGCTGGCCCAGCTCAACCCCGACTTGGAGAACACCGACCTCAGCAAGATTCTCG GCAAGACGTGGAAATCGATGCCGCTGTCCGAGAAGCGTCCGTACATGCAGGAGGCGGAGCGTCTGCGCGTGCAGCACACCATCGACTACCCCGACTACAAGTACCGGCCCCGCCGCAGGAAGCAGCTGAAAAAAAGCGCCAAGACGGCCGGCGCCGAAACATCGCCGCCCCTGCGCCCCCCTGACGGCTTGGACCTGACCTACAACCTCACCTGCCTGCTCCACAACCAGCACCAGCAACTCCACGGCTCCTTCGCCGGCGCTTATCCCGATCGGGGCTACCCGACCAGTCCCTTTTGTCAGGAGGCCTTGCGGGATTCCTACCCGAGCGAGCCTCACCTGCGTTTCGGGGGGCAGCGGCACGCCGAGCAGGCCGAGTCCAGGTTCTTCGGCGGGCCCTCGCTGGACGTCTACCTGGAGCGGGTCCAGCTGGACACGCTGTACGATCTGGACCGCAGCGAGTTTGAACAGTACTTGGGCCCGCCGGGTCCCCTCAGGCCCGAAGCGGTGGATCTCGGCTGCTACCGCAGACAACAGCGCTCGCTATCCTGA
- the mrpl15 gene encoding large ribosomal subunit protein uL15m yields the protein MSFPHKTGGKAFEALRNLPRISLANLRPEPGATKKEKRRGRGQHGGNRSGRGHKGQRQRGNRPRLGFEGGQTPFYLLIPKYGYNEGHSRRPQCQPLSLRRLQYLIDLGRVDPSQPIDLTQLVNGRGVTVQPLKRDLGVQLVDEGADLFSAKVNIEVQRASEKAIAAVERNGGVVTSAFYDPISLAILIKPVPFFQRGQPIPKRMLPGEDLLPYYVDPDNRGYLANPEHVQRARLALALKYGYTLPDLSRDERYEMLTARKHTRQIFFGLAPGWIVNMAEKKILKPSDEKLLKYYAS from the exons ATGTCTTTCCCCCACAAAACCGGCGGCAAAGCTTTCGAAGCCTTGCGGAACCTGCCGCGCATATCCTTGGCCAACCTCAGGCCCGAGCCCGGCGCCACAAAGAAG GAAAAACGTCGGGGcagagggcagcacggtggcaaCCGGAGCGGACGTGGACACAAGGGCCAGCGGCAGCGAGGCAACCGGCCTCGGCTCGGCTTCGAAGGCGGACAGACACCTTTTTATTTGCTCATCCCCAAATACGGCTACAATGAAGGACacag CCGGCGTCCTCAGTGCCAGCCGCTGTCTCTGAGGCGCCTTCAGTACCTCATCGACTTGGGCCGCGTTGACCCCAGCCAGCCCATCGACCTGACGCAGCTGGTCAACGGGCGCGGCGTCACCGTGCAGCCGCTCAAGAGGGACTTGGGCGTACAGTTGGTGGACGAA GGCGCCGACTTGTTCTCGGCCAAAGTGAACATCGAGGTCCAGCGCGCGTCCGAGAAAGCCATCGCCGCCGTGGAGAGGAACGGCGGCGTGGTGACCAGCGCCTTCTACGACCCCATCAGCCTGGCCATCCTCATCAAACCCGTCCCGTTCTTCCAGCGCGGCCAGCCCATCCCCAAACGCATGCTGCCCGGCGAGGACCTGCTGCCGTACTACGTGGACCCGGACAACCGCGGCTACCTGGCGAACCCTGAGCACGTGCAGCGGGCGCGCCTGGCCCTGGCGCTCAAGTACGGCTACACGTTGCCGGACCTTTCCCGAGACGAACGGTACGAGATGCTTACTGCCCGCAAGCACACGCGGCAAATCTTCTTTGGACTGGCGCCGGGCTGGATCGTCAACATGGCCGAGAAGAAGATCCTCAAGCCCTCGGATGAGAAGCTACTGAAATACTACGCCTCCTAG
- the lypla1 gene encoding acyl-protein thioesterase 1: MCGNNMSAPLPAIVPAARKATAAVIFLHGLGDTGHGWAEAFGGIRIPHVKYICPHAPTMPVTLNMRMSMPSWFDIYGLSPEAEEDEAGIKRASDNLKAMIDQEVKNGIPSNRIVVGGFSQGGALSLYTALTSQQKLAGVVALSCWLPLRNAFAQASAGVGVANKDMAVLQCHGEADPLVPFSFGTRTADKLKSLLGPDNVTFKAYPGLPHSACPEEMVDIKRFIEKQLPALSDE, from the exons ATGTGCGGCAATAACATGTCGGCGCCTCTACCTGCCATCGTGCCTGCTGCCCGCAAAGCCACCGCGGCG GTGATCTTTCTGCATGGACTCGGTGACACGGG TCACGGCTGGGCAGAAGCATTTGGTGGCATCAGGATTCCACACGTCAAGTACATTTGTCCGCATGC gCCTACCATGCCTGTCACCTTAAACATGCGAATGTCAATGCCTTCCTG GTTCGACATTTACGGTTTGAGTCCCGAAGCGGAAGAAGACGAGGCCGGCATCAAGAGAGCGTCAGACAACC TTAAAGCCATGATAGACCAGGAAGTGAAGAACGGCATTCCCTCCAATAGAATCGTCGTGGGTGGATTCTCGCAG GGCGGCGCTTTGTCGCTGTACACGGCGCTGACCAGCCAGCAGAAGCTAGCCGGCGTGGTCGCCCTCAGCTGCTGGCTTCCTCTGCGCAACGCCTTCGCTCAG GCGTCGGCGGGCGTGGGCGTGGCCAACAAGGACATGGCCGTGTTGCAGTGCCACGGCGAGGCCGACCCGCTGGTGCCCTTCTCCTTCGGCACTCGCACCGCCGACAAGCTGAAGAGTCTCCTGGGTCCCGACAACGTCACCTTCAAGGCGTATCCGGGCCTGCCGCACAGCGCCTGTCCAGAG GAAATGGTCGACATCAAGCGATTCATCGAGAAGCAGCTGCCCGCCCTCAGCGACGAATGA
- the LOC144040356 gene encoding regulator of G-protein signaling 20-like, protein MRKRQQMQVHQEAAAAVLHARHGMADAPANAPGNASNACCFCWCCCCSCSCLTVRGEDETIQRSACDRRTEAANNCEESPKPTPEDARSWTSSFEKVMKSAAGRGCFRQFLRTEFSEENMMFWLACEELKKETNKTVVEDKVRQIYEDFISILSPKEVSLDSRVRDVINRNMLEPTSHTFDDAQQQIYTLMQRDSYPRYINSAAYTDLIKSLEAPPPPPPTTAP, encoded by the exons ATGCGCAAGAGGCAGCAGATGCAAGTGCACCAggaagccgccgccgccgtcctgcACGCCCGCCACGGGATGGCCGACGCCCCCGCCAACGCCCCCGGAAACGCCTCCAACGCCTGCTGCTTCTGctggtgctgctgctgcagctgctCCTG TTTAACCGTTCGAGGCGAAGACGAGACGATCCAGAGGTCGGCTTGTGATCGCAGGACGGAAGCCGCCAACAACTGCGAAGAAAG CCCCAAGCCGACGCCGGAGGACGCTCGGTCGTGGACGTCGTCGTTCGAGAAGGTGATGAAGAGCGCGGCGGGGCGCGGCTGCTTCCGCCAGTTCCTGCGCACCGAGTTCAGCGAGGAGAACATGATGTTCTGGCTGGCCTGCGAGGAGCTCAAGAAGGAGACCAACAAGACGGTGGTGGAGGACAAAGTGCGGCAAATATACGAGGACTTCATCTCCATCCTGTCCCCGAAGGAG GTCAGCCTGGACTCGCGCGTGCGCGACGTGATCAACCGCAACATGCTGGAGCCCACCTCGCACACCTTTGACGACGCCCAGCAGCAGATCTACACGCTGATGCAGAGAGACTCGTACCCGCGCTACATCAACTCCGCCGCCTACACGGACCTGATCAAGAGCCTGGAggcgccgccaccgccgccgccaacGACCGCGCCATAG